The region GGCAGTGGTGGATCTGGGGAGGGTTTTGTGTTCCTGGGAGGCAGCAGGTACCTACCTTGGGCAGGAAGTAGCCCCTGAAGTGGGTGTCAACAGCCGTGCAGCGGGGCACGTGTGGCAGGAGGGTGATGAACCTCTGCACCTCGTGCAGCACCGCGTTGGTGTAGGGCATCCTCCTCCTGTCCTCGTACGtggcccagctcccagccttcACCGTTCTCCCAATCTCCTCCTGGACCTTTTCTGGAAGGAACAAACAAAAGGGATGTGTCCTAGCAAGGAAGCCAGCTCCCTCCTTGGGTTTGGTTTAGGGGGAAAAGCCCCTGTTTTTCCAGAGTTTGAAGAGAGAAAGGATTCttacagcagcagtgtgggtttccctgctctgtgttcaATTCAGGTGTGtgggtgggttttttctgcAACATCATACTCTGATCTCCACCCATCCTCTCTCCCAGCAAGCCAAAAGGGCTATTTTATTGTGGCTTTGATCAACACCTAGTTACATTAGCAGTTTATCACAGAAGAGAGCTAGGACTCAGCTGCTCAGGCAAAAGAGCTGATGTGGATCTGAGGCCAGGCCTCTTTCTTCCCCATTTCAGCCTTGCCATGGATGGAGTAGGTAAAAGCTGCTCACTTTGAATCTCTGGGTATTTCATCATCAGCAGGATGGACCACTGGAGGGTGGTGGCAATGGTCTCTGTTCCAGCCATGACCAGGTCAAGTATGGATGCCATTAAGTTGTCATCATGGAAGAGGCTGTCTTTCTTGTGCTTCTCCTTGAAAAACACAAGAGGTAAGAAAAGTCATAAAATCATCATTCTGAGTACTCAGCAAGCTCAGGAAATGCTGCATTAccaacagcacagctggctgtggtCTTGTGCTTGTGAACTGGGTGATAAAATAGACCTGATTTTGTATGCACAGCATCCACCAGAGTTGGAGCACCACAGATGGAAGGTTCGGAGGTGCTTAAAATCACCTTTCAGGCcattcctgcctgggctttaGAACTGTGATAACTCCTCCTCCACATAGCTGAATAGAATTCTTAGTGCCTAAGGTCAGCCTGGATCCagctggaaagaagaaaaagctcaGAGCCCAAATATTTTGTGTTGAATGAAACCAACTGATGTGTGAAACTGCCAAGCCTCTGCTAAGTAAGATGCAGGGCAGGTTTAGGACTTGTACTGATGATTTATCATTCAAGTTCTTTAAGGGGATCATTCATCTTGATGGAGCAACAGTATCAATGATTAATTGAtttgttttcataaaaagaaaggCAGAGTCAGCTTTCATGTGAATTCATGCATTTTCTATTAGGAGTGAGTGGTTGATCTCACATTATTAGTGCTACTATTTCAGGAGTGGACTGAGAGTAGCTTTTGTGTCTTAATTTTGATAGAAAAATGTACCAATTGTAAGAGTCTCACATCTGATTTAAGTACCACTGGAGTAACAGCATGGATTTCAATAGATTTACACAGCATGACTGAAATCAAGACTCAGCAACTCTTTCAGCTAGAAAATCCAAAGGAAACATTGCAAACAGCCAACAGAGCTAAGCAGCCCAATACCTCTTGTTGCTTGAATATCAGTGCATCAATATAGCTCCTCACACTGTTCTCATTGATGTCCTCCCTGCTGGCCTTCATGTATTGCCTTAAAATGGCACGCACATCTTCGATTTTCTTGAGCATAATCTTGTGGgttttgaaaagaaatccaaggaACGGGTAGAAATTGAAATACTaatgagaaatttaaaaagagaagcaTTAGGCCTGCAGAAATaccacacagaatcacacagaatccCCTTGGTGCATGCTGAAACAGCTGTTTTCCTAAGGGCCAATGAATCAGTTGGGTTTTGTCTTTAGTAGCAATATCTCAGCATCCCAGGGACTTCCCAGGCAGATTTTCCTAAGCTAAAGTAACCATGGTTCAGATCTCATTTTAGCTCCACACAGATGTGCAGGATGGGTCAGAAGGAAAGTGGAGAAGGGGAATGTGGCAGCAGATTTTGGTGACCCAAGTGGCACGTGGAGAACTGTCATGTTTTAGGTGTAATGGCTGGTTTTGAACATCTGAGAACTGCTGAGGTAAAGTTATGTGAGCCACACCCTACGGCTGGCTCACGTAAAAAAGTGTTTATGTGTGGGACAGTTTACTTACGTTTAAATTTGGTGATCCCAGAAGAATCATAATTTCATCTATGAGCCTTAGGAGAGTGAGGAATGTTGGGTCCTTGTAGTCAAACCTGTCCCCAAAGAGCATGATGAAGGTGACGTTGATGGGCGCGCAGTTGAAGGAGGGCAGGCTGAAAGgttcccctgcagcaggagcagggtgggaaaGCTGTGAGACGTGGAGCAGCCGTGACACACCCGAGCCCCAGGATGGTCCCCAGCTCACCTTTGAAGGATTTGATCATCTCGATGAGGAAGTGGAGCTCCTCAAAGATTCTGCCCTCTATCATTTGCTTGCCCATGCCGAGGTTGCGCATGCTGGACACGGTGAACCTGCGCGTTGTCCTCCACAGCTCCCCGATGGAGAAGAACAGACCTGGGCAGCCCGTGAGAaatgtgctgggctcaggcacAGAGGAGCCCGCACATCAAACCAAACAGGGCACTGGGTGAGCAGGGAGCTCCCCAGGTGTTTCTGCTGCCTGTTTTCACATGGATTTAGGGACTGAAGGTCTCCCCTTTCTGTGTGCCTCATCCCTGTATCCTCTCAGCTCCATCCTCACTGAGAAAAGcaagctccctcccagcccagttACCCCAGTCCTCTCCTGAGTGGCAGGTGTGGCTTTCAGACCAGTATGGGTTGCCTGTAAAGCTGGGGGAGACGTTGGTTTGAGTTTGTCACGGGACATTTGTCACCCTGCTGGTTGCAACTCTAGGGCCTCAAGCACCTTGTGTGTCTGAAGCTTCTCCCTTCATCCTATTTTAGTCATAAAGGTAATTTAACTGTGTAGGATGGGATAATTCAGTCTCCTCAACCCTAAAGTGTTTTATGGAgattcccagcagtgctgtaTTTTCAGCAGTGGTGAAAATACTGACATTTTTGTGGAGGTTTCTGAGCTCATGCCACGATGATCTCTAGCACCTCCAAGCAGGGATGGGTATTTCATCCTGTCAGAGTGCTGTAAAGAAAAAGTCGGGTCAATAATCCAAAAACTATCTCAGATTGTGGTCAGTTGAAAAGCTGAATGGATATCTTCATCGTGGCTGTGAGGCTTTTAAATAtggtttgcttttctgttttaaagcaGCGTAATTTTAATTTGGATAGCAAAACTTTTTGCTCTAAAAATGTCAGAGCAAATTTCTAAacttcaatttttaatttttctttaatttatgcAATTTCATCTGGATCATTCCTTTTCTGAGACCATCTTCACAGTCAACAAATTGGcactttctgaagaaaaaatgtttaatggGAAAATTTGTGACCATTGTTGCTTAACTACAATGATAGCTTCCATCTCTGGGTACTTCTAAGTGCCTCAGACTTGGGCTGAGAAGGTAAATGTGAAAGGACTTGCACTGCAATACTGATATTCTCCCACAGGGATGTTTTACATGTAAATCAGCTCcaaaaaatacctttttcctCATTGATTCCTTTTATTTATGTAGTAATAAATTAATCTATTGATATTATGGCTGGgtaatttaatttctaattCTAATCCCAGCTTCAGCCTGTGACCAACATTTAAAGCTGCCTTTTGTTCTCCCAGCTAAAGCCTTACATGAAGCAGAGGATGGACAAAGCAAGAAGTCCTCTGAAATAGTCAGGGGTGGAAAAACGATGGGATTGTTTGTAGGGCTGAATTTCCAGCCTCAGCCTCTTGCTTCTGAAGCTGTTTCAGGCTGGACAACCTGAGAACTTTTGTGGGGAGGCAAAGGTGTGGGAACTGACAGGACAAAGGCActgggagaaagggaaaaacccgacagctcccagcagccaaGCCAGGTAGTCCAAAGTCTCCTGGAAATGTGAGGAGGGTTCATAAACCAGTGGTGACTGCGAGCTGCTCACACCAACATCGCACAGAGATTAACCCCGGAGTTACCACAGTGCCTCCAAAATCCCACTCCTCCCACCCCTCAACTCTTTGGATACGGACGGGCTGCAAGTGCATCAGCAGAAATGATGGAAAGCCAGGAGCCACTGCGTGCAGGGAAAGCCAAATGTTTGCTGTCACTTGGCTTCAGAAGGGGATGTTTAAAAGCTGGGCTCCAGGGATGCACAGTTgggcatcatcatcatcacgGGCACTAAGCGACAGTGTTGTCCTCCCACCCCCCCTCATTGCTCTAGTACCGTTTTTGTTCTGAATTTGGTCAAATATTGGGATGGATGGTCTGTCTACAAACTCCTCTGTGTAGTTCACAAGCGCCTCTCGCACAACTTCGTACCCGGTCAGCACCACAACTTTCTGGAACCCAAAGTGCAGGGTGAAGATGGGGCCGTATTTTTCTGcaagctgaaaaaaaagagGCGAGCTGTGATGgtcaggaagggagggagagtgCATGGAGCAGCACTTTGTGCTGTCTGAAAGGACATTTTTCATCCTGGTGTCCTGCAGAGCCACCACCTGCAGAAGGGCACCTGTGAGCCAGAGCTCACCGTGGTCAAACATGAGGCATTTTGTACAGATGCCTTGATGACATCTGTATGGAATTCAGACTTCTTGCCATgaaggagcccccagccccatcagTGCATCACTAATCTGGTTTTGCCgttaaggagaaaataaatggaaaacaaaaaaaaaagatctaaAGACTGGACCTCAAATTGCAGCTAAAGTTGGCAAACTGGAGAAAGACTAAAAAAGAGAAGATAGTTCAGTGCAAATAATGATGCTGTCACAGAAGAAAGCTGTGGTCTGATGCTCCTGATGTACTAAAGCACTCCTGCATCCTGCTGCTAGTGGAGCAGTGTCTCTTTCACAGGACAATGGGGGCACCCTTCATTGCCCCCCCAACAAACCCCAGTCGGTGCCATCTGCTTTGTGCAAACACCATTCTTTGCTCTCCGTGGGGTGAGATGGAGGGATAACCCCTCTGGAGAGATCCCAAAGCCAAGGCAAACACAGGCAATACCAAGCACAGCCCAGTAAGGGACAAAAGCACGCGGAGGTAATTCCAAAGCGCCGttcagaggctgcagcagcgtctgcccagccctgctgggtaAACTGACCCCAACCCTGACATTGCCCATaacagctccaggtgctggggCCTCGCCCCGTGGCAGCACAGCCCGTGTTTGCTGAGCATGGGTGTCACACCTGGCTGTGAACCCCCCTGCCTGTTTGCTCACTCTCTCCGTGACCCCAGCATGGGTCAGCCCCGAGGGAGCCATCCCCGAGAGAACCATCCCTGAAGGAACCATCCCAAAGGAACCATCCCAAAAGAACCATCCCAGAGGAACCATCCTCTAAAGCCGGCGGGaatgcccagcagccccaggagaagCCTCATCCTGCACACAGTGGGGTAAGTTTTCCTAATTACAGGTTATTGGAAGAGCTCACAGGTTATTCACTCTGTTCCTTAGCACAGCTTTCCCATCCCTCCCTTGCACTGCCATCTAGACTTTAATGCATGTCCCATTCATCTAGAGGGAAAGGGATTTTGCAGAGCAGACTCTGGATTTGGCCTCTCCGCGGCAGTTTTGGGGTCACTGCATTGTGGAATTCCTCTTGCCAGATCTTCGGGGCATTGGGGATGGAAGCAATTTAATTTATGTTAGTTATATTCTAATGCTTTAAAAGATTTCTGGGTGTCCAAGCTGtcaaattaatatttcaaatCCCACGAGCATTATAGACTTCATGTACATCACCACAATTACATTAAGAAATCCCATATTACCCAAAGGTCTTTTTTTAATGGTTGATTGCTCCTAAATTACATTGCACCAACACAGACATTGACTAGAAGAAGCCCAGAAAGATATCATAAAGCAATTTTCACACCTTTACAATTTAGTTTGaattaaaaaagacaaaaagttCTCACTGATACATCCCAGGCAACTTAAAAATCTATGAGAGTctgggttagggtttttttgtcctACCTTCATTAGTGATTTATCTTGCCTTCTAAGATCCACCAAGTGCAGGTTACCAATGATCGGAAGAGGAGTTGGACCAGGAGGTAatttaaaagctgaatttttatAGCCAGTTGAAAAATAGACTACAGCTAATAATACTGCTGCGCACAGCAGACAAACTAATGCTGGATCAGAGagtaatgaaattaaaaaagacattttttttagtaataatctggtttttggggttagaagcaataaaaatgcagtGGCACTGTTCAGTTTCTGCCAGCTGGCTCTCTGTTTGCTCTCTGCAATTGCTACAAGCACTCAATTCTTATTAAGGTTTGTAGAGTACCTAAATAAATACTGCATACTCCACCCTCTTTAAACACCTCAGAGAATGTGGTCTAAGCAGTTTGCAAAGCCTGTCCAGAAGTAAAGAGAGTTTCAAATTACAAACCCATGCATGTGTGTGCAAGAACATATACATGGGAAAAGGTGCTTGGCATTCCTCTGTAACCTCCTCCTCCCTGAGACCTCAAGGTCCTTCATTAGCAGTACTATGACCCTCCAAGCACTCTGCTgacacagggaaataaaaaggcTCTTGGAATCCTATTAGAACCTCCAGATTCAGGCTTAGGTAGGATTTGAGATCTCCATGTTACTAGAGAAAAATATCAGTAGTTTTACAGGAGACTTTGGCTGTCTTGATGTCAAGTGGAGATCAAAGGTTGTTAATAATGGTAAAGCCCAGCTATCCCTGGGGGGTTGTAGCCCATAAACTCCTTCATAAAGTCAGCTCTGAACTGCCCGGGAGGGATGTGATTTCAGACTTTGTGTCTGAGGTGGAAGACATGTAATAGCTAGCCACAGAAAATTAGCTTGGATCAAGTGATCATGAGTGGATTCATGAGTGCAATGGCAAGACAAAATTAGATTTGAAGCTTCTGGGAGGACTTCATTTTGTGAGAGCAGCTTCTAGGGGATAGAGGGAAGAAGTTAACGAAATTAATGAagccagctgccctggcaggctCCAGAAGGGGAACAAGACAGGAGAATGGAATGATTTTTAGTTAAAGATACTaaacacctggagcttgcaTCCTTATCAAGGCATAAGCCTCGCTTAGAAAATAATTGAGGTTACCTAGTTGTTGCACAGTGGTTTTCAGGAGGAAGTTTGGCATAACCAGCCAAAGGAATACGATCACTCAGGGAAGAAAGAGCTGTCTTACATGATGAGGAAACACAAGGCTAAAGGTACATTTGTCCAAAGGTTAGATCATATAAAGGCCATTATTCAGCAAATATGGGTCCTTAGCCTTGTAAATGcaaagcaggcagggaaggaagtGGATCTGATCCAGAGTGGGGCATGGTCAGCAGGGTCCTGGAACAAACAACTGCTGGGCACTCAccagagctgcctgtgtggTGAGGAGATGTTGCAGCACAACAGCCACccagaagcaggagcagcaagtgTGTCGCAACATttctgagatttatttttttattagctTCCAAGAAATGGGCTGGAGGCAACGTTTTCCCCCAGAGCATGCCTAGGATgactcagccctgcctgctccatgAGCTCAGAGGCAGAGGGGCTGTAAAGACAGGCAGGAAGGAACATGGCTGGCACAGGATGCACAACGTGGGCACTGCCATGAGGACCTGCAATGGCACATGCTCTGTGCCTGGGCAAAATGTTTGTTCCTGCAGGGTTTTCTTGGACCAGCAGCACCCTGCGGGGCAAAAGTTATgtgttgctgctgctctcctggtaTTTCACCTTGCCCTGGGAGCCTCTGAACTCATAAAAAGGCCTTTCAGAAAGAGACTTAAATTATCTCTGAAAAGCCAGGGGGAGTgtattgtggttttttttccaaggcaGGCTCTGAGTGCAATGCATTAAAATGACAAAGGGAAGTAAAAGTCTTGCGATGACAAGAAATTCCTGTCTCACTGATGTGTCTGGTACGTGTTTTGTGTTTCACTCCAGAGCCGAGCTGCTACGTGCTGCCCTGCCTGAGCACACAGAGCCGAGCACAAAGCACCTGCCAGGCACTGACACTGCTCTGGGTGCATTCCTGGGGCAGCCAGGCCCCTCAAGGTGCTCCTGGCCCAGTTGTCCTCCATCCCTCATGCCCACGTGGCATTCTGCCACCGCTTGTGACTGGTGGTACTGGTGAGGATGTGGAATGTTGGGTATTGGCCACCTAAAGGcaaccacagcactgccagtcAGCCAGCCTGGGCCACCAGCCCTGCATCCTTTAACTTAAACACCCCAAAATCTCTGCACCTCCCCTGCCAGTCCCATTCTTGACCAGCAGTACAGCCTTGGATAATTCCTGCTGGCTTTTATTGAGATGAGTTCCTTGTAAGCAAGGGCAGGAGACACAGGAACCACTGAAAGGGGCCACAGCAGAGAGCCTTGCAGAGCCATGTCCTGCCTCACACGGCAGTTGGGATTTTCTGGAGTTAGAAAtccatggaattttttttttagaaatccaTGGAATCCATGGAATATTTCCTTTGAGGTGTTTGTGGTTGTCAGTATTGTCACTCTTTGTGCTGCTGAACATGtcctggctgcaggctgcccaCGGAGCCCTGTGCTCACCTCTCTCGTGCAGGGGTATTGAAGGTGGTGCAGCCCAGCTTTATCAGTTTGACCTGAAATCAACTGCATACTGTCACACCAGACAGATCAACAGcaacagaacaaaatatttaatgattAAGTAGGTGATAAGGTCAGGCTTGCAGTAGTTGGATTGCAAACAGagcaacagcaaaacaaacGCAGGCAAGCGCAGCAGCAGAGGCTTCCTTGTCACAGAGCACTCCCCGAGCTgagcccaggagctggagctgcggCTGTGGTACAGCCCTGACCAAGGGCAACACCAGCACGAGTGGAAGGTGCAGAATCACTGTGAGAGAGCTGCCTTTAGTTGTGTGAACTGAAGCTAGTGAGGAGAGTCAGTATCTTGGCCAGAGGCCGCTGTACTTTGTCATCCCTTCatattctttctcctttctttccttccatttGCACGCAGCTCAACTTTAAACAACAGTAATTTCAGTTTTATGCCCCATTTTCAGTGGAATGGACCTATTCATCACAATACCCCTGGTAACTGAGACTGAAGTTTGGAATTAGGAGTTTGTGGATGATAGTTCACCCTGCAGTCAGTGCAGAGGTGAGAAATGACAACCTCATGGCAGCTGATTCATCCCCTGAAGGAGCCTTTCTCTCTGTGAAGGGTAGAGAAGATCTGCAGAGCAAGCACAGCCCCTGAGGTGCAggtggagcagggagcaggggctgagcctctcccagctctctgctggagcGTGGCAGtcgctgcccagccccagctcactGCCCTGCCGCAGGCTGGTATCGCTTCAGCTGATTCAGAAACTCTTCCCTTGCCATGGCTGCTCATTTTCTGCCAGCTTAGGGATCCAAGATGGCCTAATAAGGGATTGGACAAGTGCCAGAGCCAGCATGAAGCCAGGAGAGGTGAGGGAGTGGTAGAAATGCCTTTCTTAGGCAtttctgcagaagcagaaagctgctcaATTGGCCCCATCATAAATGGGCTGTTCAGCATGAAGTGCCTGTGTGAGGTGGAAAGAACCCATTTCCCAAAGCACTTAGATGTTTTCTGATAACTGTCCCGTGCCTGGGTCTTGGCATCAGCCTGTGTCACACCCTTGTGTCTGGGACTCTGTAATAAAGATAAGGCAGGTTGTGTGGCACAATGGAAGCTCAGTCTGAGGCTCAGCTGAACAACCATCCTGAGGAGATTTCCAGATCCTTTGAGTGTCTCTTGTCTCCAGCTGGGCCACTTATAATCAGCTTTGCTATAGGGCTTGGACTTTGGGCTGAGAAATCCCCCATAGAGGCTGCCAGGGGAGAGCTCTGATGGGTTACATCTACAGAGGAGGTCTGAAGGCATTTCTCTCTTTCAAACTGCCCTGAAAACAGCAACTCTGATGTGCTGTTCCAGGAATGAATCACATTTTCTGAGAGCAGGACTTAGAGCTGTCTGAAGGGTTTGCATTATACAGACATTGCAAGAGCTGTTGGAGAGGATGTCacaaatgagagaaaataaagtaaCAGTGCTGATGTCTCCTTCCCCTAAAGCTCAGGGACAGCTTTTCCCCACTGTAGCTAGATTTGCTTTAAAGCTTGAAGTGTTCACTACTCTAATGCTGTGCTGTTTGATCAttcacagggcacagcacagaccaGGTGAGGCATGGGAGTCAAGGTGAAGCCAACATCAGCAGTGAGATCCAGGTCTGACTTCTCCActcctggaggaggctggaaaacaaatctgcgGAGCAAGCCCGAAAAGAAGAGgaacagctccatcctggccaGTCCTTCACCAAGGCAAGCCCTTCTCCCTGAAGACAACCAGGGGAGAAGTTAATGGTCAGCACAGTAACTGTTAGTGTTGTTGTCTGAGACCTTCTAAACAGGAGATAGTCTGGAAGAGCAGGCTGCTGAGGTAGGaaattttcccttccttctctctgTGTATATTAGAGTGCTACTGATTTGGTCTCAAACTACACAGAAGTCTTTAGATATATGAAATTGTTCAGTGACTGTGAGTAAATCCATGTCTCCCATCTCTGTCAAAGAAGAGGTGGTTACCTACAGCAGTGGTGGATAGGAGAAATGACCAGAAATCCTTTACCCTCTGTTCTGTGTCCCTGGCTTTCATacttttttcctgaaatcagGGGGAACTGCCATTAGCCTTGTACCCACACCCCTCTTACCTATGGAGAATGGAATAAATGCTTCTCTCCTAATGAAGTTCCCATTGGCATCAAGGAAATGGGAAGGGTTGAACTGATGCGGGGTTTTCCAGTGTAACTCGTCATTCAGAGCAGAGGTCAGCAGTGGAATAATCTCAGTACCCTGAAAGGGATCAAAGAAACTCATGGAACAGGAGATCACTCCCTTACATGAGACAGACTGTGTTCTTTTTCTTAATGTGAAGGGGCAAATAAGACATGACTGATAGAACTGGGGAATGTCTCTCTGCCCCATCGTGGCTCTGTCTGTTTTCAGTaactgctgttttattttttggacCACAAAACATTCCTTTCTTACACAGTCAGATCTTTCAACAAAGGTGCTGGGGTAGAGGTCCCACATTTGACATAAAAAGATTCAAACCAGTGTGATTTAATTAAATCTCTGGTTAATCATGATTCAAACAACTGTACCAGACCACAATCCATTGTATGTTTACAGTAATTATCCTGGATGTGAGACAAAGGGTCACAGCACAGACTAAACCATGCATCACCATGATTTTAGTTATTTATGTGTTTCTTCATCTGCTTTAAAGAAAGCTGTGAGGAATCTGTGCAGCACAAGCTGGCAGCCTCAGAGCTCACCTTAGGAATCACGTAGCCTCGGAAATTCACATTTCTGGGAGTCGATCGGGATACGCCCATGGGGACGATATTGGCAAACCTTTGTATTTCGTGTATTACTGCTTCTGTGTaaggcatttttttcctgtcctccAACTTAGGCAGCTCTCCTGGTTCAATGACATGGTTCATTTCTTCCTGAATCTTTCCTTGAAGGGAGGAAAGGATTAAGAAGCTGATAACAATCTCATCTTGTAACTGAAATGGCTACCAGTTtggcagagaggaggaaaagggaaagctgTAAATATCTGGGAAGGGCAGAAGTGGGTAAGTCAGAGCATGGTGGGGTTCTTTCAGGTTTGTTGTTGAGCTAAGGCAGCTTGAATGGAGTCACTACAGTCCATCTCATGCCTGACTCTCATTACACACCTTTGTTACCCCATAACCCTCCAACAGAAACCAGATCAGAATCAGCTCCTGAGGGGACCTTGAGTGACGTAAGCCCATAGCCTGCAGGTGAATTACCAGGAGCTTTACTGTGTCTGTAGGCTgcccctcagcctctcccactTGGCTGGGCTGGTTTATTGCAATCCAGCTGAATAAAATTCCTTTGTAAAGTCAACGCTTGCTGTCTCTCTCAGAGCACTGAGAATAATTACTCTAGGCAGCACTGAATGAGTTCCACTCCCTTCCACAACCAAAGACTTAAGCATGCAACAATAAATTGTACAAGAGATGTGTCCTCCTTACTCTGAATTTCTGGGTATTTCatcatcagcagcagcccccagcgcACAGTTGTGGATGTGGTCTCAGTCCCAGCAGCAAAGAGGTCCAGGGTTGAAAACATCAGGTTTCCATTGCTGAATGCAGTGTGTGGTTTCTTTGACTCCTTCAAAACATGGGGGTAATACAGCAAGTGATACCCATATGGGACTGTGTGGACACCATTTTTATCTGCATTTTAGCCTTCTGTGACTTTATATGTGCTGGAAAACTGAATATTTAGTCTTTTAGCATTACGGCCTATGCTATGTGGAATTCGTCTGGTCCCAAGCATATGTGTAATCCCCAAGTctagatattagaaaaaattccAGTGAATTGGAATTTATTTATCACTGTACCATTCTTGCAGGAAGGTTTGGGATGATCTCCTCCTTATGTGTGCTGAGTGGGAACTTATTTCCCTCTCATGGGATGTCTTGACAACTAAATCCCTTTAACTAGCAGTTCCAGTGGGGCCATGAGCAAATCCAGCGCAGCTCAGTGTGTGATATATTCTTTGATATATTCTGCTCACTGCACTTCTTGGGTTTCCACTCACTGCCAGTCCCTGACAGATGGCCTGTCCTAAGTCAGAGCTaagggaagggaacagaaagGCACTGGGACTCAGCTTTAAAGTACCTGTTTTTGCTTCACCAGGAAGGCATCGACAAAGCCTGTTAAGTCATTTTCATTAAGCTCCTCTTTGTGTTCCTGGAAGAGCTTCTGGAGAAAAGCATTCAATTCAAGGATGTTTTGTAGCACAGTCTTGGAAGCTCCAGACAGAAATCCAAGGGATGGGTAGAAGTTATATAACTGCAAGACAAGTTTTACTGTTAATTGGCATTTTTGAACACATACTGGTATCTCAAATCACACTGCTGGTCCCTTGTCCTATGCCCTGACATTTGAGGCTATAATTCCCCCCTTCTACAGTCCAAGGAACTCTGGATTCCTGCAGAAATAGAATGTTCCTTCTGTAATTCAAGGAGGCAGGTTTGGGACTGTGCTTCTGCTCTTCAAAGAGGGTAAAGTTGttccttttggatttttttttcttttactaatAGGTTTAACTGAGTAAGTACAGGAGCCTATGAATCTGTGCATTGCAGATACAGAACCACAGATGTGTTCTGTACAGGCTGACTGGCTGATAATGTTCTTGTTCCCAAGAAGAAATATGTGGGAGGCCAGAAGA is a window of Melospiza georgiana isolate bMelGeo1 chromosome 16, bMelGeo1.pri, whole genome shotgun sequence DNA encoding:
- the LOC131090074 gene encoding cytochrome P450 2W1 — encoded protein: MSFLISLLSDPALVCLLCAAVLLAVVYFSTGYKNSAFKLPPGPTPLPIIGNLHLVDLRRQDKSLMKLAEKYGPIFTLHFGFQKVVVLTGYEVVREALVNYTEEFVDRPSIPIFDQIQNKNGLFFSIGELWRTTRRFTVSSMRNLGMGKQMIEGRIFEELHFLIEMIKSFKGEPFSLPSFNCAPINVTFIMLFGDRFDYKDPTFLTLLRLIDEIMILLGSPNLNYFNFYPFLGFLFKTHKIMLKKIEDVRAILRQYMKASREDINENSVRSYIDALIFKQQEEKHKKDSLFHDDNLMASILDLVMAGTETIATTLQWSILLMMKYPEIQKKVQEEIGRTVKAGSWATYEDRRRMPYTNAVLHEVQRFITLLPHVPRCTAVDTHFRGYFLPKGIIVIPSLTSVLLDKTQWETPHQFNPNHFLDAEGNFVKKGAFLPFSTGRRNCIGESLAKMELFVFFVGLLQTFTFRPQPGVSESDLDLTVPQTTFTLRPQPQATCAVLRE
- the LOC131090073 gene encoding cytochrome P450 2K4-like; the encoded protein is MAVQSLLQYLGSCSLLCLAAGLFALLYFLSSSKKSICNLPPGPRPLPVIGNLNVVDLKKPFQSLTELSKIYGSVFTVHFGPRKVVVLAGYETIKDALLNHAEEFGERAEIPIFRKMTQGNGIAFSHGEMWKTMRRFTLSTLRDFGMGKRTLETRILEEVNSLIKYFESYHGKPFDTKMILNNAVSNVICSILFGERFEYDDPVFLTLLKLINQNTKLLGSPMVQLYNFYPSLGFLSGASKTVLQNILELNAFLQKLFQEHKEELNENDLTGFVDAFLVKQKQESKKPHTAFSNGNLMFSTLDLFAAGTETTSTTVRWGLLLMMKYPEIQRKIQEEMNHVIEPGELPKLEDRKKMPYTEAVIHEIQRFANIVPMGVSRSTPRNVNFRGYVIPKGTEIIPLLTSALNDELHWKTPHQFNPSHFLDANGNFIRREAFIPFSIGRRACLGEGLARMELFLFFSGLLRRFVFQPPPGVEKSDLDLTADVGFTLTPMPHLVCAVPCE